A genomic segment from Desulfatiglans sp. encodes:
- a CDS encoding 4Fe-4S dicluster domain-containing protein — MAESEKSEESKKRLNRREFLVGSGAALAAGAIAAGVPGTAKAAIKESLPKSEGYIVYDSRVCWGCQSCMFACSMAHYGEANPALSRIQIIRDAPSFTTYPNDIVMAVCRQCITPVCVENCPVGAAHVDTEHGNVRVIDSKKCIGCKKCIQMCPQRPHRTVWNPIIKKSTKCDLCIDTPFWSKKGGPGGEPACVTNCPAKALKLVDKAPTQEDTRGYDVDLAPPAPKMPFGPGAKKPAVKS; from the coding sequence ATGGCTGAGTCTGAAAAATCCGAAGAGAGTAAGAAGAGATTGAACAGGCGTGAATTCCTGGTAGGGAGCGGGGCAGCGCTTGCAGCAGGTGCTATAGCAGCAGGTGTGCCTGGTACTGCAAAGGCCGCTATTAAGGAATCATTACCCAAATCCGAAGGATATATAGTGTATGACAGCAGGGTCTGCTGGGGATGTCAGAGCTGCATGTTTGCATGTTCTATGGCCCATTATGGAGAGGCAAACCCAGCATTGTCACGGATACAGATAATACGTGATGCCCCGTCATTTACGACCTACCCTAATGATATAGTCATGGCAGTATGCAGACAGTGCATAACCCCTGTATGTGTTGAAAACTGTCCTGTAGGAGCAGCCCATGTGGATACGGAGCATGGAAATGTAAGAGTAATAGACAGCAAGAAGTGCATTGGCTGTAAAAAATGTATCCAGATGTGCCCCCAGAGACCGCACAGGACTGTGTGGAACCCGATAATCAAGAAATCTACCAAGTGTGACCTGTGCATTGATACTCCTTTCTGGAGCAAAAAGGGCGGGCCTGGCGGAGAACCCGCATGTGTAACAAATTGTCCAGCAAAGGCCCTGAAGCTGGTTGATAAGGCCCCGACTCAGGAGGACACCAGAGGTTATGATGTTGATCTTGCGCCACCTGCCCCTAAGATGCCGTTTGGCCCTGGCGCAAAGAAACCGGCTGTGAAATCATAG